The Longimicrobiales bacterium genome includes the window GATTTCTGGTGCTCCTGATACGCGGCGTTGTTCACGAGAATATCGAAGCCGCCGAGTTGCTGCGCCGTTGCGGCGACCGCATCCTCGGCAAACGCAGGGTCCGACACATCGCCGGGCAGCAGGATGCCGCGGCGACCCTCCGCCTCCACGGCGCGAAGCGTTTCCTCAGCATCGCTGTCCTCACTCAGATACGCGATCGCGACGTCAGCGCCCTCACGCGCGAAAAGCACCGCCACCGCACGGCCGATGCCCGAGTCCGCGCCCGTGATCAGTGCGACTTTCCCGTCCAGCTTCCCGGCGCCGCGGTACGCAGGCGCGAGGTAATCGGGGCGCGGCTCGAGATCCGATTCCAGCCCGGGCTTGCGCAGGTGCTGTTCCGGCAGCGGCGGCTTCGGGTACTCGCGAGCGCCGGTACGCGATGCCTTCTCCTTCATCCCGGCCTGCTTCTTCTCGCGGGCCGCGCGCCGCTTCTCCTGATCCTTCTGGAGCGCGCGCTGCTGCTGTGCTTCCCGCTTGCCGCTCGCTGCGTGACGAGCGGTCGCGGACTTCTTCGCGACTGATTTCTTCGCGGGTGCTTTCGCGGACGACTTCCGCGCGGGCGACTTCGCGGGAGACTTCCGCGCGCCGGCCTTCTTCGCGGATGATGTGCTGGCGGATGACTTCCGCGCGCCTGCCTTTTTCGAACGGGACTTCCCCGCGGATGACTTCCTCGCGGCGGTCTTTCCCGCTGCAGTTCTGCTGCCTGCTGTTTTCCTGCTCGCCATCGTCGTCTCCTGAAGAGTTACTTCGGCGACGACGTTGCAGGATCAGCGCCAGTCAGGCGGCGTTGCCACGTCGCTTACGGTACTGGTAGACGATGCGAAACAGCAGGAGTGCGGCGAGGATCGCAGCGAAGAGCAGCGGCTCGGCGATGTCCGACTTCGCGGATTTCTTCCAGTAGAAGTGCAGCACGGCCAGGGTGGCACTGACGTAGAGGAGTCGGTGGATGCGGAGCCAGTTGCGGCCGAGACGCCGGATCGCGCCTTTCGTCGATGTCGCGGCGAGCGGCACGAGCAGCAGGAACGCCGCGAAACCCACGGTGATGTAGGGTCGCTTCGCGATGTCCGCGGCGACGGCACTGAAGTCGAAGAACAGATCGAGTGCGACGTACGTGAGGAAGTGGAGCGTGGCGTAGAAGAACGCGAACAGGCCGAGCAGTCGCCGGAACTGAATGACGCGGTTCCACCCGGTCACACGGCGCAGCGGTGTGATCGCGAGCGTCACCATGAGCAGGACCAGCGTCCAGAAGCCGGTGCGCAGCGTTATGAACTCGATGGGATTCGCGCCGAGGCCACCTGTGAACCCGCGCCACACGAGCAATCCGGCGGGCGTGAGGCAGAGTGCCCAGACGGCGGCTTTGGTGGCCACCATGGACCCCGACGTACGGCGGCGCGAGGGGCTGCGTGCGCCTTTG containing:
- a CDS encoding protein-methionine-sulfoxide reductase heme-binding subunit MsrQ, coding for MVATKAAVWALCLTPAGLLVWRGFTGGLGANPIEFITLRTGFWTLVLLMVTLAITPLRRVTGWNRVIQFRRLLGLFAFFYATLHFLTYVALDLFFDFSAVAADIAKRPYITVGFAAFLLLVPLAATSTKGAIRRLGRNWLRIHRLLYVSATLAVLHFYWKKSAKSDIAEPLLFAAILAALLLFRIVYQYRKRRGNAA